In a single window of the Olivibacter sp. SDN3 genome:
- a CDS encoding amidohydrolase, producing the protein MRNYPFVLALILLAVLFVACKQKKVADLIIHNAVIYTVDSAFSVQEAMAIKDGKFLTIGSNEEIMNNYESGQQVDADGRTIYPGFYDAHCHFFGFAQRLHQVDLVGTSSEEELVARVQAFREKHPNDLWITGGGWDQNRWTGKKFPTHEALSKAFPDVPVYLRRVDGHAALANKKALELAGVTVGRQPSGGLIEQRNGQLTGMLIDNAMRLVQEKIPHPSTEEMSSRLLAAEKACLAVGLTTLADAGLGEEEIALLHKLYNEGKLNIREYAMIMLNPSSLEEVLAKGIYTSEHLDVRSFKIVGDGALGSRGACLLEPYADHASQGFLLTSPQELETVISKVAKSDFQLNIHAIGDSTNRLVLDLFNKYLDSQQDRRWRVEHAQILSARDFEKFARGIIPSIQPTHATSDMNWAIDRIGKERLKNAYAYKQLLEVAGSVAIGSDFPVEDINPLYGFHAAVARVDEQGMPSGGFQIEHALSREEALKGMTIWAAYACFQNDSRGSIEEGKLADFVMLNNDIMKIPLEDLRDVDVLQTFIGGESVFKKEDK; encoded by the coding sequence ATGAGAAATTATCCCTTTGTTTTAGCGCTAATATTACTAGCAGTATTGTTTGTAGCATGTAAGCAAAAAAAAGTTGCTGACCTCATCATACATAATGCAGTGATTTATACTGTCGATTCGGCCTTTAGCGTTCAGGAAGCTATGGCCATTAAAGACGGGAAATTTTTAACGATAGGCAGTAACGAAGAGATCATGAATAATTATGAAAGTGGCCAACAGGTAGATGCAGATGGAAGAACCATATATCCGGGCTTTTATGATGCACATTGCCATTTCTTCGGATTTGCCCAACGGTTGCACCAGGTTGATCTAGTGGGTACTTCCTCAGAAGAAGAGCTCGTAGCGCGGGTACAGGCATTTCGAGAGAAACACCCTAATGATCTTTGGATAACAGGGGGAGGTTGGGACCAAAACAGATGGACCGGTAAAAAATTTCCTACCCATGAGGCGTTAAGCAAGGCTTTTCCGGATGTACCGGTATACTTAAGAAGAGTTGATGGACATGCCGCATTAGCAAATAAAAAAGCTCTTGAACTGGCAGGAGTTACAGTGGGTAGACAACCTTCTGGTGGGCTTATCGAACAGCGAAACGGTCAGCTTACTGGTATGCTGATTGATAACGCTATGCGCTTGGTACAGGAAAAAATTCCTCACCCAAGTACCGAAGAAATGAGCAGTAGACTTCTAGCAGCAGAAAAGGCCTGTTTAGCAGTAGGCTTAACAACACTGGCGGACGCAGGTCTGGGAGAAGAAGAAATCGCTTTACTTCATAAATTATATAATGAAGGGAAATTGAATATACGGGAGTATGCGATGATCATGTTGAATCCTTCTTCGCTTGAAGAAGTGCTGGCTAAAGGGATATATACCAGTGAACATCTCGACGTTCGTTCTTTTAAGATAGTAGGAGATGGGGCATTAGGTTCGAGAGGTGCTTGTTTACTGGAACCTTACGCAGATCATGCTAGTCAGGGTTTTCTGTTGACTTCGCCGCAGGAATTGGAGACCGTGATCTCGAAGGTTGCCAAAAGTGATTTCCAGTTAAATATCCATGCCATCGGAGATTCTACCAATAGATTGGTACTCGATTTGTTTAATAAATATTTAGATAGCCAGCAGGATAGGCGATGGCGTGTCGAGCATGCTCAGATTCTTTCAGCCCGCGATTTCGAAAAATTTGCTAGAGGTATTATTCCATCTATACAACCAACACATGCCACTTCTGATATGAACTGGGCCATCGATCGTATTGGAAAAGAGCGGCTAAAAAATGCTTATGCCTATAAGCAACTATTAGAGGTAGCTGGCAGTGTAGCCATTGGCAGTGATTTTCCGGTGGAAGATATTAATCCATTGTATGGTTTCCATGCAGCGGTTGCGAGGGTTGATGAACAGGGTATGCCGAGTGGTGGCTTTCAAATAGAGCATGCATTAAGTAGAGAAGAAGCATTGAAAGGGATGACTATCTGGGCTGCCTACGCGTGTTTTCAGAATGATTCGCGTGGTAGTATTGAAGAGGGGAAACTGGCCGATTTTGTGATGTTAAACAACGACATCATGAAAATTCCTTTAGAGGACTTAAGAGACGTTGATGTACTGCAAACGTTCATTGGAGGGGAGTCTGTTTTCAAGAAGGAAGACAAATAA
- a CDS encoding S41 family peptidase: MKKTLTNLKVFLSVFLLITATSYSLAQTEALWLRYPAISPDGTSIVFGYQGNLYRVDSKGGNAVALTIGNSYSMMPVWSPDGKFIAFANNRYGNFDVFVMPATGGKAVRLTFNSANDYPYDFTPDNNEVVFGSARQAPAESIRFPSIRLFQNLYSVKITGGRPMLISAAGVEHAHFNKDGSQLVFQDRKGYEDPWRKHHTSSVTRDIWLYDLNNKSYEPLTNEEIEHREPVFSNDGQYVYYLSEKDGTLNVYKKGVKLKIADQQLTNFSNNPVRHLSISKNNMLAFSQDGSIYTLKEGEDPQKLTVYVNTDGGQYVTANTPINGQVNQFKLSPDGKQIAYVSRGELFVTSVEGDFTKRVTNTAGQERMVQWSPDGKSLIYAAERERKGWGIYQTTVVNENERYFFNATVLKEEPLIIGNTDNFLPKFSPDGKSIAYIEERNLLKVYQIESKKTITVLPKGNNHSYADGDWGFEWSPDSKWLLVDDQRGYFSMSNTALIKADGSGDIQHPILSGFGESGARWQMKGRLITWLSSKYGRKSLAFQGSRELDVFGVFVDQEAYDKFKLSKDEFNLVKEKEEKEKEGSDDKENDKKKEKKDTEKKDEEPLLLNLDNLKEREIRFTINSSSISDYVLTKDGSKLYYLTAFEKGYDLWVTEPRTKETKILAKLGGSPSGIAISDDEKNLFVTNRGNIVKVEASGGKITPISSKGEIMLDAASERSYIFDHAWLQVKKKFYDPTIHGLDWEEYYEIYRRFLPHINNNFDFQELLSELLGELNASHTGGRFTPEYNNPDITAALGLLYDETFSGHGLKISEVIMGGPLDKASSKIDAGSIIEEIDGDIIADSIDWAKFLNRKEGQYINIRGKNSQGTVFNETVKPITLNEEIALMYKRWVKGRKEYVHKLSDGRLGYVHVEGMNDASFREVYDKVMGENRDKEALVVDTRFNGGGWLHDDLNTFLSGKEYLKFAPQGEILNGGEPMSRWNKPSIVVMSEGNYSDAFIFPYIYKQNGLGKLVGMPVPGTGTAVWWETQIDPTLVFGIPMVGTIGAENRPTENLQVEPDIRTPLPYGDFLKGNDPQLETAVQELLKK, encoded by the coding sequence ATGAAAAAAACATTAACTAATCTAAAAGTATTCCTTTCAGTATTTTTATTAATTACAGCAACTTCTTATAGCCTAGCCCAAACAGAGGCGTTGTGGTTAAGATACCCGGCTATCTCCCCAGATGGGACCTCCATTGTTTTTGGTTATCAAGGTAATTTGTATCGCGTCGATTCAAAAGGCGGAAACGCGGTAGCACTTACTATTGGCAATTCATATAGCATGATGCCTGTGTGGAGCCCTGATGGGAAATTCATTGCGTTCGCTAATAATAGATACGGTAATTTTGATGTGTTTGTAATGCCAGCTACTGGAGGTAAAGCTGTCCGACTAACGTTCAATAGCGCTAACGACTATCCGTACGATTTTACACCTGATAATAATGAGGTTGTTTTTGGAAGTGCTCGTCAAGCGCCCGCCGAAAGTATTAGATTTCCCAGTATCCGTCTCTTCCAAAATTTATACAGTGTGAAGATAACTGGAGGCAGACCAATGCTAATAAGTGCCGCTGGTGTTGAACATGCACACTTTAACAAAGATGGGAGTCAGCTTGTATTTCAGGATCGAAAAGGATACGAAGATCCTTGGCGTAAGCACCATACTTCATCGGTTACAAGAGATATTTGGTTATACGATTTAAACAACAAGTCTTATGAACCGCTAACAAATGAAGAAATCGAACACCGTGAACCGGTTTTTAGCAACGACGGTCAATATGTGTATTACTTAAGTGAAAAAGACGGTACGTTAAATGTATACAAGAAAGGGGTTAAATTAAAAATTGCTGATCAGCAGTTGACTAATTTTTCAAACAATCCGGTGCGGCATTTGAGTATTTCGAAAAACAACATGTTGGCTTTCAGTCAAGATGGCTCTATTTATACCTTAAAGGAAGGAGAGGATCCACAAAAGCTGACCGTTTATGTTAATACAGATGGTGGACAATACGTAACGGCCAACACTCCAATCAATGGGCAAGTCAATCAATTCAAGCTAAGCCCCGATGGCAAGCAGATTGCTTATGTAAGTAGGGGAGAGTTATTTGTTACAAGCGTTGAAGGAGATTTTACCAAAAGGGTCACGAACACAGCAGGGCAGGAGCGAATGGTACAATGGTCGCCAGATGGTAAATCTTTAATTTATGCAGCTGAACGTGAGCGCAAGGGGTGGGGCATTTATCAAACGACTGTTGTAAATGAAAATGAACGTTATTTTTTTAATGCAACTGTACTAAAAGAAGAGCCTCTCATTATTGGAAATACCGATAATTTTCTTCCTAAATTTTCACCCGATGGCAAATCCATTGCTTATATCGAAGAACGTAATCTACTGAAAGTGTACCAAATAGAAAGTAAAAAAACGATCACAGTTTTACCCAAGGGAAATAATCATTCGTATGCAGATGGTGATTGGGGGTTTGAGTGGAGTCCGGATAGCAAATGGTTATTGGTAGACGATCAACGTGGTTATTTTAGCATGAGTAATACAGCGCTGATAAAAGCAGATGGTTCGGGAGATATTCAGCATCCTATACTTAGTGGTTTTGGTGAAAGCGGTGCTCGCTGGCAGATGAAAGGTAGGCTTATTACTTGGTTAAGTAGCAAGTATGGTAGGAAATCGTTGGCTTTTCAGGGAAGTAGGGAGTTAGATGTATTCGGTGTTTTTGTGGATCAAGAAGCCTATGATAAATTCAAGTTAAGTAAGGACGAGTTTAACTTAGTGAAAGAAAAAGAAGAAAAGGAAAAAGAAGGTTCTGATGACAAAGAGAACGATAAGAAAAAAGAAAAGAAAGATACGGAAAAAAAAGACGAAGAACCTCTTCTTTTGAACCTCGACAATTTAAAAGAGAGAGAGATTAGGTTTACTATCAATAGCTCGTCCATAAGTGATTACGTATTAACAAAAGACGGGAGTAAACTGTACTATTTAACGGCTTTTGAGAAAGGATATGATCTCTGGGTTACAGAACCTCGTACTAAAGAGACAAAAATTCTAGCTAAACTGGGAGGAAGTCCCAGCGGTATAGCTATTAGTGACGACGAAAAGAATTTATTCGTTACTAACCGTGGAAATATTGTAAAAGTAGAAGCCTCTGGCGGGAAAATTACACCGATAAGCAGTAAAGGAGAAATAATGCTGGATGCAGCTTCAGAACGCAGTTATATCTTCGATCATGCGTGGTTACAAGTAAAAAAGAAATTTTACGATCCGACTATACATGGATTGGATTGGGAAGAATACTATGAAATATACCGTCGTTTTCTTCCACATATTAATAACAATTTTGATTTTCAGGAATTGTTGAGTGAACTGTTGGGGGAACTGAATGCTTCGCATACTGGAGGAAGGTTCACCCCTGAATATAATAATCCGGATATCACCGCTGCACTGGGTTTGTTATACGACGAAACCTTTAGTGGGCATGGCTTGAAAATTTCTGAAGTGATCATGGGAGGCCCATTAGACAAAGCGTCATCAAAAATTGATGCTGGAAGCATTATAGAAGAAATTGACGGAGACATCATAGCGGATAGTATTGATTGGGCAAAATTCTTAAATCGTAAAGAAGGGCAATATATAAACATCAGAGGAAAGAATTCGCAAGGAACAGTTTTTAACGAAACCGTAAAACCTATTACATTAAATGAGGAAATAGCATTAATGTATAAGCGATGGGTGAAGGGACGTAAAGAATATGTACATAAACTAAGCGACGGACGCTTAGGTTATGTACACGTTGAGGGAATGAATGACGCAAGTTTTCGGGAGGTTTACGACAAGGTTATGGGAGAAAATAGAGATAAAGAAGCGCTGGTGGTTGACACAAGATTCAATGGTGGTGGGTGGCTTCACGACGATTTAAACACTTTTTTAAGTGGGAAAGAATACCTGAAATTTGCTCCACAGGGCGAAATCCTAAATGGCGGAGAACCAATGTCGCGCTGGAATAAACCCAGTATAGTGGTTATGAGCGAAGGGAACTACAGTGACGCATTTATTTTTCCTTATATATATAAACAAAATGGTCTTGGTAAATTAGTAGGTATGCCGGTACCGGGTACCGGTACAGCCGTGTGGTGGGAAACACAGATCGATCCTACGTTGGTTTTTGGTATCCCCATGGTAGGTACAATTGGTGCTGAAAACCGCCCCACAGAAAATTTACAAGTTGAACCAGATATCAGGACTCCACTCCCATATGGAGACTTTCTAAAAGGAAACGATCCACAATTAGAAACTGCTGTACAAGAGCTCTTGAAGAAATAG
- a CDS encoding class I SAM-dependent methyltransferase, whose protein sequence is MNTFSDNINRFNDRADNYDRFRPGYPQQLLQYIYEHNKLEAHHIVVEMGAGTGILSQELIKWPGKLIAIEPNDEMREKAINSLGHAEHCSVLGSTAENTGLADNSVDLIICAQSFHWFDAEKCKIEFKRILKYRKKAAIIWNIRSAETAFERAYEEFILEFSIDYEEVKKREQRGNNLHFFFYQGVFEERTFIYDTYLTFEQLLGRTLSYSYMPNYGHQQLPNMVDALKVLFDKYSTNNIIGLSYKTRLFMGEL, encoded by the coding sequence ATGAATACATTTTCCGACAATATTAATAGATTTAATGATCGCGCTGACAACTATGATAGGTTCCGACCAGGATATCCCCAGCAGCTGCTGCAATATATTTATGAACATAATAAATTAGAAGCTCATCACATTGTTGTTGAAATGGGAGCAGGTACGGGAATATTATCACAAGAATTGATTAAATGGCCTGGGAAACTAATAGCAATAGAACCAAATGATGAGATGCGTGAAAAGGCTATCAATTCATTAGGTCATGCCGAACATTGCTCGGTTCTGGGATCAACGGCCGAAAATACCGGTTTAGCAGATAACTCCGTTGACTTAATCATATGTGCACAGTCTTTTCATTGGTTTGATGCCGAAAAATGCAAAATTGAATTTAAACGTATACTAAAATATCGTAAGAAAGCAGCAATTATTTGGAATATTAGGAGTGCCGAAACAGCTTTTGAGCGGGCTTATGAGGAATTTATATTGGAGTTTTCGATAGACTATGAAGAAGTTAAAAAGAGAGAACAGCGTGGAAACAACCTTCATTTTTTTTTCTACCAAGGCGTATTTGAAGAAAGAACGTTTATTTATGATACTTATTTAACCTTTGAGCAACTATTAGGCAGAACTTTATCATATTCTTATATGCCAAATTATGGACACCAACAACTGCCAAATATGGTAGATGCGCTGAAGGTATTGTTTGATAAATACAGCACGAATAATATTATCGGACTTTCATATAAAACGAGATTATTTATGGGAGAACTGTAA
- a CDS encoding S1C family serine protease: MKSDQEFLNQVEAYLRGDLNDSDNLRFEDLLSKDQARRDQFNEHRAFMEGLHTYGGRINLQHKLDDIHANLDIESIIENALPRKTLVVRLWDKYKINSLVAASVAILAVFSTLWLTGFYAKDDASQYIALRRDMNNIRQNVKAQNALIKDINRNQGGIATPSHYGATGFALSSNGYIMTTYHVIKGADSVYIQNNTGDSYKVKVVFTDPAYDIAVLQIIDEEFKDLGHLPYTFKQHTTDIGEDVYTIGFPREEAVYGRGYLSSNTGYSGDTVAYQVSIPVNPGNSGGPVLDNRGNIIGVINSKQTETDGAAFAIKADYVLKAIESIPEDSLEKKIQINKKNSLSNLSRTEQIKKVQDYIYMVKVY, from the coding sequence ATGAAAAGTGATCAGGAATTTTTAAATCAAGTGGAGGCCTATTTAAGAGGTGATCTAAATGATTCGGACAATTTGCGGTTTGAGGATCTACTTTCTAAAGACCAGGCTCGCCGTGATCAGTTCAACGAACATCGTGCGTTTATGGAAGGATTACACACTTATGGTGGACGAATTAATCTACAGCATAAACTAGATGATATTCATGCAAATTTAGATATAGAGTCAATCATAGAAAATGCTCTGCCTAGGAAGACGTTGGTTGTTCGCTTATGGGATAAATATAAAATCAATTCCCTTGTTGCCGCGTCGGTCGCGATTTTAGCAGTATTCTCTACTTTATGGCTTACAGGTTTTTATGCTAAAGACGATGCTTCTCAATATATCGCTTTACGACGCGATATGAATAATATCCGTCAAAATGTGAAAGCCCAGAACGCGTTGATTAAAGATATTAATAGAAATCAGGGAGGTATAGCAACGCCAAGCCATTATGGCGCAACAGGTTTCGCCCTATCTTCAAATGGTTATATAATGACTACTTATCACGTAATCAAAGGTGCTGATTCCGTTTATATTCAGAATAATACCGGTGATTCCTATAAAGTAAAAGTCGTTTTTACAGATCCCGCTTATGATATTGCTGTTTTGCAAATTATTGATGAAGAGTTCAAAGATTTAGGCCATCTACCTTATACATTTAAGCAACACACAACGGATATAGGAGAAGATGTATATACGATTGGATTTCCCAGAGAAGAAGCCGTCTATGGAAGGGGATATTTGAGTAGCAATACGGGATATAGCGGAGATACAGTAGCTTATCAGGTGTCAATTCCGGTTAATCCAGGAAATAGTGGTGGTCCGGTTTTGGATAATAGAGGTAATATAATTGGTGTAATAAACAGTAAGCAAACAGAAACAGATGGCGCCGCGTTTGCAATCAAAGCTGATTATGTCTTGAAAGCTATTGAAAGTATTCCTGAAGATAGTTTGGAGAAGAAGATTCAGATTAATAAGAAAAATTCTTTATCGAACTTATCGAGAACAGAACAAATAAAAAAAGTGCAGGATTATATTTATATGGTCAAAGTGTATTAA
- a CDS encoding RNA polymerase sigma factor, translating into MSKEERHTLSEDNDIITGILKGKKGSLEKLYEINFPVVTRMILNNGGDIDDAKDVFQEAVIILYDKVTCGDFKLNSKLKTYVYSVSRNLWLKKLTRKGVFTNIKDYEERMVVDDDLEKHHEKDQQFTLMENALVRLGEPCKTIIEDFYIHNLSMQEICEKFGYTNTDNAKNQKYKCLQRLKKLFFS; encoded by the coding sequence GTGAGTAAAGAAGAGAGACATACACTATCTGAGGATAACGATATAATAACCGGAATACTTAAGGGGAAAAAAGGAAGTCTTGAAAAACTGTATGAAATCAATTTCCCTGTGGTGACGCGAATGATATTGAATAACGGTGGAGATATTGATGATGCGAAGGATGTATTTCAGGAGGCAGTCATTATATTGTATGATAAAGTGACTTGTGGGGACTTTAAGTTAAATAGTAAGCTCAAAACATATGTTTACTCCGTGAGCAGGAATTTGTGGTTAAAAAAACTTACAAGAAAAGGTGTTTTTACAAATATCAAGGATTACGAAGAGCGAATGGTAGTAGACGATGATTTAGAAAAACATCATGAAAAAGATCAGCAATTTACGTTGATGGAAAATGCCCTGGTTCGTCTAGGCGAACCATGTAAAACAATTATTGAAGATTTTTATATTCACAATTTGAGCATGCAGGAAATCTGTGAGAAATTCGGTTATACAAATACAGATAATGCAAAAAATCAAAAGTATAAGTGTTTACAACGGTTAAAAAAATTATTCTTTAGTTAA
- the purB gene encoding adenylosuccinate lyase, producing MALTSLTAISPIDGRYHNATKALSSYFSEAALIKYRVFVEIEYFLALVDSKIPQLNAFDNSNREKLRDVYRHFSDEDAAQVKEFEKTTNHDVKAVEYFVKEKFDLLGLDDLKEFIHFGLTSQDINNTAIPYSWREALTKVYFPNIEEVVSVLRNLVISWRQIPMLAKTHGQPASPTRLGKEIEVFVERLEVQLVQLENIPFSAKFGGATGNFNAHHVAYPDYDWVAFGNNFVNNQLGLHRSQRTTQIEHYDNFASQCDCLKRINNVLIDLCRDIWTYISMDYFKQQIIAGQIGSSAMPHKVNPIDFENAEGNLGLANAIFEHLAAKLPISRLQRDLTDSTVLRNIGVPFAHTLIACKSILRGLNKLILNEEVIKTDLEKNWAVVAEAIQTILRREGYPKPYEALKDLTRTNDAINEQSIAHFIENLDITDEIKLELKQITPWTYTGIS from the coding sequence ATGGCATTAACTTCTCTAACAGCGATATCTCCAATAGACGGACGTTACCACAACGCAACAAAAGCGTTGTCTTCGTATTTCTCCGAAGCAGCATTGATCAAGTACAGGGTGTTTGTTGAAATTGAATATTTTCTAGCACTGGTTGATAGTAAAATCCCTCAACTTAATGCTTTTGACAACAGCAATAGGGAAAAACTGCGAGATGTATATAGACATTTCTCAGACGAAGATGCTGCTCAAGTTAAGGAGTTTGAAAAAACGACTAATCATGATGTCAAGGCTGTAGAATATTTTGTTAAAGAGAAATTTGATTTGCTCGGTTTAGATGATTTAAAAGAATTTATCCATTTTGGGCTTACTTCTCAAGATATCAATAACACAGCTATCCCGTACTCTTGGAGAGAAGCGCTTACGAAAGTATATTTTCCAAATATCGAGGAAGTCGTAAGCGTTTTGCGTAACTTAGTTATTTCCTGGCGACAGATACCAATGTTGGCAAAAACACATGGGCAACCCGCATCTCCAACACGTTTAGGAAAAGAAATTGAAGTTTTTGTAGAGCGGTTGGAAGTTCAGCTAGTACAATTGGAAAACATTCCATTTTCAGCCAAGTTTGGAGGTGCCACAGGTAATTTTAATGCGCACCATGTAGCCTATCCTGATTACGACTGGGTGGCTTTTGGAAACAATTTCGTAAACAACCAATTGGGGTTACATCGATCGCAAAGAACTACACAGATTGAACACTATGACAATTTTGCGTCGCAGTGCGATTGCTTAAAACGGATCAACAATGTTTTGATTGACTTATGTCGAGATATTTGGACCTATATCTCAATGGATTATTTCAAGCAACAGATAATAGCTGGACAAATAGGCTCCTCCGCTATGCCGCATAAAGTGAATCCAATTGACTTTGAAAATGCCGAAGGCAACTTAGGTTTAGCAAATGCTATCTTCGAACATTTGGCGGCTAAGCTTCCCATTTCAAGGTTACAACGGGATTTAACTGATTCTACAGTGTTACGTAATATCGGTGTTCCTTTTGCACATACCTTAATCGCCTGCAAGTCTATCTTACGCGGTCTAAATAAACTTATATTAAATGAAGAGGTGATCAAAACCGATCTGGAGAAAAATTGGGCCGTTGTTGCAGAAGCGATACAAACTATTTTAAGACGGGAAGGTTACCCTAAACCTTATGAAGCGCTGAAAGATCTTACCAGAACCAATGACGCTATCAACGAACAATCAATTGCACATTTTATTGAAAATCTTGATATCACCGACGAGATAAAACTGGAATTAAAACAAATAACACCTTGGACATATACCGGTATATCTTAA
- a CDS encoding NifU family protein, with protein MATINVYTESTPNPATMKFLVNKLLYNGSLDFPDKEKAQSSPFARELFKFNFVNGVFFASNFVTITKSEDSDWDDILPILKDFVKGAVEAELLIQEVATDQNIDFEGSETEIKIQQVLHDYVRPAVEQDGGAIAYKSFDEGVVTVELRGSCSGCPSSTITLKAGIEGLLKRMVPEVQEVVAEAM; from the coding sequence ATGGCTACAATTAACGTCTATACAGAGAGTACTCCCAACCCGGCGACTATGAAGTTTCTGGTGAATAAATTATTATACAACGGAAGCTTGGATTTCCCTGATAAAGAAAAGGCTCAAAGCTCTCCCTTTGCAAGAGAACTTTTTAAGTTCAATTTTGTCAATGGAGTTTTTTTTGCCAGTAATTTCGTAACCATAACGAAGTCTGAAGACAGCGATTGGGATGATATTTTACCTATATTAAAGGATTTTGTAAAAGGTGCGGTTGAAGCAGAATTGCTTATTCAAGAAGTCGCCACAGATCAAAATATCGATTTTGAGGGTTCAGAAACAGAAATTAAAATACAACAGGTACTACACGACTATGTTAGGCCTGCTGTAGAGCAAGATGGAGGTGCTATCGCATATAAATCTTTTGATGAAGGAGTTGTAACTGTAGAATTAAGAGGCTCATGTAGTGGTTGCCCATCATCAACAATCACACTTAAGGCTGGTATAGAAGGTTTATTGAAAAGAATGGTACCCGAGGTACAAGAAGTTGTAGCAGAAGCGATGTAA
- a CDS encoding prolipoprotein diacylglyceryl transferase gives MFPTLSHIIEYLTGIYVPLPVQTFGLFVAFAFFAAYWVFSKELERKEKEGLIKPIYRRVTIGERPNIYEIITNALVGFIIGYKLLYAVLNYRLMVDDPQGFLLSLAGNFFGGLILAALFGYWAYAEKKRNQLSKPKEIEEVVKLKDLMGKVLLWAAIWGLIGAKLFHNLEYWDEFVNDPITGLLSFSGLTFYGGVIFGGIAVIYYTGKQGIKPLHMLDIGAPGIMLGYAIGRLGCQLSGDGDWGINNTYLKPTWLGWAPDWVWAFKFPHNVINAGVPIADCTGKFCHELPLPVYPTSFYEFLMCMFLFAVLWLLRKRIRTAGILFCIYLLLNGIERFLIELIRVNSKYHVLGIRFTQAEFISLLMIISAIIGISYAKSYAERNPDTVAPKYV, from the coding sequence ATGTTTCCTACACTCTCGCACATTATAGAGTATTTAACTGGCATCTACGTGCCACTACCCGTTCAAACTTTTGGCTTATTCGTCGCTTTCGCCTTTTTTGCAGCTTATTGGGTATTCAGTAAAGAGCTTGAGCGAAAAGAAAAGGAAGGGCTTATTAAACCTATATACCGTAGGGTTACTATCGGCGAGAGACCTAATATTTACGAAATAATCACCAATGCGCTTGTTGGTTTTATTATAGGGTACAAATTGTTGTATGCTGTATTAAACTACAGGTTAATGGTGGATGATCCACAAGGTTTTTTATTGTCTTTAGCGGGTAATTTTTTTGGTGGACTAATACTGGCGGCATTATTTGGCTATTGGGCATATGCAGAAAAGAAGAGAAACCAGTTAAGTAAGCCTAAGGAAATAGAGGAGGTCGTAAAACTGAAAGACCTCATGGGTAAGGTATTATTATGGGCGGCTATATGGGGATTAATTGGGGCAAAATTATTCCATAATCTAGAATATTGGGATGAGTTTGTAAACGATCCGATAACCGGTTTACTTTCATTTAGTGGGTTGACTTTCTATGGCGGGGTTATCTTCGGTGGAATAGCAGTTATTTATTATACCGGTAAACAAGGTATAAAGCCATTGCACATGTTAGATATAGGCGCACCAGGTATTATGTTAGGATATGCAATCGGAAGACTGGGCTGCCAATTATCGGGAGATGGAGATTGGGGTATTAACAATACTTATCTAAAGCCTACATGGCTGGGTTGGGCCCCCGATTGGGTCTGGGCATTTAAATTTCCGCATAACGTAATTAATGCGGGTGTACCGATAGCGGATTGTACCGGAAAGTTCTGTCACGAGCTACCATTACCAGTATATCCTACATCTTTTTACGAATTTTTAATGTGTATGTTTTTGTTTGCAGTGCTTTGGCTATTGCGAAAGCGTATACGTACGGCAGGTATACTTTTTTGTATTTATCTTCTTTTAAATGGTATCGAACGTTTTTTAATCGAATTGATACGTGTAAATTCAAAGTATCATGTTTTGGGGATACGTTTTACACAAGCAGAATTTATATCGTTACTAATGATTATTTCTGCGATAATTGGTATTTCTTACGCAAAATCATATGCAGAAAGGAATCCTGATACGGTAGCTCCCAAATATGTTTAG